Proteins encoded together in one Candidatus Cloacimonadota bacterium window:
- a CDS encoding RecX family transcriptional regulator: MKITRISKRKNRRLYDIFIDDEPIMSVSSKKVLDKFGLEPGLVIQPEEFYEVKKNIELFEAENILLQFLSYRFRSKKEIQQKLRKKRISQSAIDQLIEKYEQKGFINDDNFAESYILDLISHHPQGSYSIKQKLRQKGISNEIIQRLSEEYLSQENEYDMAVKELTKKKSKYMKMEHHERRNKALAFLQRKGFSYSCARASVEEVLSGSEES, translated from the coding sequence ATGAAGATAACAAGGATAAGCAAGAGAAAAAATAGACGCTTATATGATATTTTCATCGATGATGAACCGATTATGTCGGTTTCATCAAAGAAGGTATTAGATAAATTCGGGCTGGAACCGGGATTGGTCATCCAGCCCGAGGAGTTTTATGAGGTTAAAAAAAACATAGAACTCTTCGAAGCAGAGAATATCCTTCTTCAATTTTTAAGCTATAGGTTCCGATCGAAAAAAGAAATTCAGCAAAAACTCAGAAAAAAAAGGATATCACAATCCGCAATCGATCAATTGATCGAGAAGTATGAACAGAAGGGGTTTATCAATGATGATAATTTTGCTGAATCCTATATACTTGATCTCATCTCCCATCACCCGCAGGGAAGTTATTCGATAAAGCAGAAGCTAAGGCAAAAGGGAATTTCCAATGAGATCATTCAGAGATTGAGCGAGGAATACTTGTCTCAAGAGAATGAATATGACATGGCAGTAAAGGAACTTACGAAAAAAAAATCAAAATATATGAAAATGGAACATCATGAACGTCGTAATAAGGCATTGGCTTTTTTGCAGAGGAAAGGATTTTCATATTCCTGCGCAAGGGCATCGGTTGAGGAAGTTCTGTCTGGATCTGAAGAATCTTGA
- a CDS encoding FtsX-like permease family protein, translating to MSTYYTRLARTYLRSENRKSLSFENVISVIGIFLGVFALIVVMSVMNGLEDDITERIIGLHSEIKIFSHDYSPISNWQQIENKISDKSIIGISPIVQAELMLLHDKKVSGTICQGIELARHDTIANLMKRIYIGAPNQQELEEGIIIGSDLALILGVNWGDELTLSSPIADQPTPFGLMPKSKALKVVGLFYTGIPEYDMKYSYTDLRVLQQFQKMDDRISYLGVKTTSPKKSLHVAKHLRSELGNSYNVLDWREFEKHLFTAIRFEKKIMFLVLVLIFLIAAFNMIGNYLKLVAQKRQDIGILKSFGAKKKDVMKIFIYNGLYIYVIGTLAGFVVSLGLLFAQMKWQFIQIPLSGMPFQSLPVKIEVIDLVLVAFVSLAITLLTTLIPARRTMNIEAIKVIQEAEE from the coding sequence ATGAGTACATACTATACACGTCTTGCCCGTACATATCTCAGGTCGGAAAATCGCAAATCGCTCTCATTCGAAAATGTTATATCAGTAATAGGGATTTTCCTCGGGGTCTTTGCACTGATCGTTGTGATGTCAGTCATGAACGGCTTGGAAGATGACATCACAGAGCGCATTATAGGACTCCATTCCGAAATAAAGATTTTCTCGCATGATTATTCACCGATATCAAATTGGCAGCAGATTGAAAATAAAATATCAGACAAATCGATAATAGGAATTAGCCCTATCGTTCAAGCTGAGCTTATGCTGCTTCATGATAAGAAAGTAAGCGGAACTATATGCCAGGGCATAGAACTCGCACGTCATGATACAATCGCGAATTTGATGAAAAGGATCTATATTGGTGCACCGAATCAGCAGGAGCTGGAGGAAGGCATTATTATCGGTTCCGATCTCGCCTTGATACTTGGTGTGAATTGGGGTGATGAACTTACACTCTCTTCCCCGATCGCAGATCAGCCAACCCCCTTTGGATTAATGCCAAAAAGTAAAGCATTGAAAGTCGTTGGATTGTTCTATACAGGTATCCCAGAATATGACATGAAATATTCATATACAGACCTGCGTGTGCTTCAGCAATTCCAAAAAATGGATGATCGTATTTCTTACCTCGGAGTTAAAACGACTTCTCCTAAAAAATCGCTTCATGTTGCAAAACACCTTAGGTCAGAGCTTGGAAACTCATATAATGTTCTCGATTGGCGGGAATTTGAAAAACATCTTTTTACAGCTATCAGGTTCGAGAAAAAGATCATGTTCCTTGTGCTTGTACTTATCTTCCTCATTGCGGCATTCAATATGATCGGCAACTATCTAAAACTTGTTGCACAGAAACGGCAGGACATCGGTATCTTAAAATCCTTTGGCGCAAAGAAAAAAGATGTCATGAAAATATTCATTTATAATGGATTATATATCTATGTAATCGGTACACTTGCCGGTTTTGTCGTCTCGCTCGGTCTTCTTTTTGCTCAGATGAAGTGGCAGTTTATACAAATTCCTCTTTCGGGAATGCCCTTTCAGTCATTACCTGTAAAGATCGAAGTTATTGATCTGGTACTTGTGGCATTTGTTTCTCTTGCTATTACACTTCTTACAACACTCATTCCAGCACGTCGAACCATGAATATCGAAGCTATAAAAGTCATACAGGAAGCTGAAGAATAA
- a CDS encoding glycosyltransferase, with protein sequence MNKLNVLYIIWSLDQGGAERVVIDLAKNTDKIQFNVTICCLNEKGTYAHEAEKAGIKVIPLHKLPKLDPFIIFKISRLIKKKHIDIVITHLWTSNFWGRIAAFISGVKVIIATEHTTDENRPWYYHLIDQILAKISTKIIAVSTSVKAFHQNRSHIPPCKFEVINNGIDIKKFNVEINKEDKRKEFGFIPTDFVIGLFGRFVPAKAHEVLLQSLQKLITKYPNIKVLFVGSGPTEDQIKEIVREFGLENHVIFAGFRNDIPELYQILDLFILPSEREGFPITLLEAMTSGIPVIATDVGGNSDIIKDGRNGFIIEPNNVEALTQRIEYYIEHPDEADIFANKAQSSVQKHFTSQIMTRNTEQMLIRLYGKQVIKKQKIKLLLVIDHLDPGGAQRQIIELIKRLPRSSFDISLCSLDGARSSLANEIEELGIPLYSINQHGFFDTKALLSLYKIIKGHAFDIVHTYLFTSDVYGRIAAFCAHTPGIICSLRSVDTWKNPFHILVDRILAQITDIIIVNVKSIIPFLADGEHIASQKIHTIYNGIDLEHILSHISDIPVRQMLHLHENERLVGIFARNDPIKDHMTFFRAAKIILSKHKKVKFLAMGDGMSDEAMQSQVDILGIQDKVILLDHSNNYLDNVASVDVSVLTSLIEGCSNVILESMALRKPVVATSVGGNPELVEDGKTGYLVPPKAPEKLAEKIMQLLSNPERCEFFGKNGQQRVKEFFSMDKMVDDTIDVYKNTLKNKKRI encoded by the coding sequence ATGAACAAGCTGAACGTCCTATATATCATTTGGTCACTCGATCAGGGAGGAGCTGAACGGGTTGTTATAGATCTGGCAAAAAATACAGACAAAATACAATTCAACGTAACCATCTGCTGCCTGAATGAAAAGGGCACCTATGCACATGAAGCAGAAAAAGCAGGTATAAAGGTTATACCCCTACACAAGCTACCAAAACTCGATCCGTTCATCATATTTAAAATTAGCAGACTGATCAAAAAAAAACATATTGATATTGTCATTACTCATCTATGGACATCTAATTTTTGGGGAAGGATTGCAGCTTTCATCTCCGGAGTAAAAGTAATTATTGCAACAGAACATACAACAGATGAAAATCGTCCCTGGTATTATCACCTCATTGACCAGATTCTTGCCAAGATCTCAACTAAGATCATCGCTGTATCCACAAGTGTAAAAGCATTCCATCAAAACAGATCTCATATTCCACCATGTAAATTCGAAGTAATCAATAACGGTATCGACATAAAGAAATTTAATGTTGAAATCAATAAAGAAGACAAAAGGAAGGAATTTGGTTTTATCCCAACTGATTTTGTGATTGGACTCTTCGGGCGTTTTGTTCCAGCAAAAGCACATGAAGTTCTTCTTCAATCACTACAGAAATTAATAACAAAATATCCAAACATAAAAGTGCTTTTTGTTGGCAGTGGTCCAACTGAAGATCAGATAAAAGAAATTGTCCGTGAGTTTGGTCTGGAAAATCATGTTATTTTTGCTGGATTCCGGAACGATATACCTGAATTATACCAGATCCTCGATCTCTTTATTCTTCCCTCTGAGCGTGAAGGTTTTCCTATTACACTTCTCGAAGCTATGACTTCTGGAATTCCAGTTATTGCAACAGATGTGGGAGGCAATTCAGACATAATTAAAGATGGAAGAAATGGATTTATCATTGAACCAAATAATGTTGAAGCATTAACTCAAAGGATCGAATATTATATTGAGCATCCCGATGAAGCAGATATTTTTGCTAACAAAGCTCAGTCATCTGTCCAAAAGCATTTCACTTCTCAGATTATGACGAGAAATACAGAACAGATGCTCATCAGGCTTTATGGTAAACAAGTCATAAAGAAACAAAAAATAAAACTCCTTCTTGTAATCGACCACCTTGATCCCGGGGGGGCACAACGACAGATAATCGAGCTTATAAAGCGTCTTCCAAGATCGTCATTTGACATTTCATTGTGCAGTCTAGATGGCGCACGATCTTCACTTGCTAATGAAATCGAAGAGTTGGGAATTCCGCTATATTCGATAAATCAGCATGGATTTTTCGATACTAAAGCATTACTATCATTATATAAAATTATAAAAGGTCATGCTTTTGATATAGTTCATACTTATCTTTTTACTTCCGATGTTTACGGTAGAATCGCAGCTTTTTGTGCACATACTCCGGGTATAATTTGTTCTTTGAGGAGTGTTGATACCTGGAAAAATCCATTCCACATATTAGTCGACAGAATACTCGCACAGATCACAGATATAATAATCGTTAATGTAAAATCTATCATTCCATTTCTAGCGGATGGAGAACACATCGCATCTCAGAAGATTCATACAATCTACAATGGCATCGACCTTGAACACATTCTGTCCCATATATCCGACATCCCTGTAAGACAAATGCTCCATTTACATGAAAATGAAAGGCTCGTTGGAATCTTCGCACGAAATGACCCAATAAAAGACCATATGACGTTTTTCAGAGCAGCAAAAATCATCCTATCTAAGCACAAGAAGGTTAAATTTCTTGCGATGGGAGATGGAATGAGTGATGAAGCTATGCAGTCGCAAGTCGATATACTTGGCATACAAGATAAGGTCATCCTTCTCGATCATTCAAATAATTATCTTGATAACGTTGCTTCTGTGGATGTTAGTGTTCTGACATCTTTAATTGAGGGTTGTTCGAATGTCATTCTTGAATCAATGGCGTTAAGAAAACCAGTGGTTGCGACATCGGTCGGGGGAAACCCAGAACTCGTTGAAGATGGAAAAACAGGTTATCTTGTTCCTCCAAAAGCACCCGAAAAGCTAGCAGAAAAGATAATGCAATTACTGAGTAATCCTGAAAGGTGTGAATTTTTCGGAAAAAATGGACAACAAAGAGTTAAAGAATTCTTTTCTATGGATAAAATGGTTGATGATACGATTGATGTATATAAAAATACATTGAAAAATAAAAAGAGAATATGA
- a CDS encoding glycosyltransferase family 4 protein encodes MHKPHKKIAYILSQFPETHETFILREVIELKKNNIILEIFSLKKCKDKVIHPLAQQFLSNTHYSSLISIPIIKSLIFFLWKKPFTCFNLLAYLVKKNISSFEFLKKSLGILPISLYYAKQISSKGISHIHAHWATIPTTSAIIISTILNIPFSFTAHAWDIFLPNPMLKEKVRRAEFVATCTGYNKRYLDSLLDQRVNDNIFLNYHGIDFETLPKVNKNIEENLIFSIGRLCEQKGFPFLLEACALLRDRGIDIKCLIVGEGPNRKSLSNTIEQLNLTDRVSLMGMQPQSYIFEMFNKARMFVLPCVISKNGDRDGIPNVMIEALAMRTPVISTTVSGVPEIIIDHVTGLTVEPRNSAQLADAIIEMLRNPEQSFMYTENGRKLVEEKFDIKKNIRELVSIFINQAQL; translated from the coding sequence ATGCACAAACCGCATAAGAAAATAGCTTATATCCTATCACAATTCCCGGAAACTCACGAAACCTTCATACTGAGAGAAGTTATAGAACTAAAAAAAAACAATATCATTTTAGAAATATTTTCTCTTAAAAAATGTAAAGACAAAGTCATACACCCCCTTGCTCAGCAATTCCTGAGCAATACACATTACTCTTCTCTAATTTCAATTCCAATCATAAAATCACTTATTTTCTTTCTATGGAAAAAACCCTTTACATGCTTTAATCTTCTAGCCTATTTAGTTAAAAAAAACATCTCATCTTTTGAATTCCTGAAAAAATCTCTTGGAATACTCCCCATTTCGCTATATTATGCAAAACAGATATCCTCGAAAGGTATCTCGCATATCCATGCACATTGGGCAACAATCCCGACCACAAGTGCTATTATAATCTCCACTATCCTGAACATTCCCTTTAGCTTTACTGCCCATGCATGGGACATTTTTCTGCCGAATCCTATGCTTAAAGAAAAAGTGCGTCGTGCTGAATTCGTAGCAACATGCACTGGATACAACAAGCGATATCTGGATTCACTACTCGATCAAAGAGTGAATGATAATATATTCCTTAACTATCACGGCATCGATTTTGAGACATTACCTAAAGTAAATAAGAATATCGAAGAGAATCTGATATTCTCTATAGGGCGTTTATGTGAACAGAAGGGATTTCCTTTCCTTCTTGAAGCATGTGCATTGTTGCGAGATCGTGGAATTGATATCAAATGCCTTATTGTTGGCGAAGGCCCGAACAGAAAATCACTAAGCAATACAATTGAACAATTAAATCTAACCGACCGCGTTTCTCTGATGGGCATGCAACCCCAATCATATATCTTTGAAATGTTCAATAAAGCGCGAATGTTCGTACTTCCATGCGTTATATCTAAAAATGGGGATCGTGATGGTATTCCAAATGTTATGATCGAAGCACTTGCAATGCGAACACCTGTCATTTCTACAACAGTTTCTGGTGTACCTGAGATTATTATTGATCATGTTACAGGTTTGACTGTTGAACCAAGAAACTCAGCTCAACTAGCTGATGCAATAATCGAAATGCTACGTAATCCAGAACAATCTTTTATGTATACTGAAAATGGACGCAAGTTAGTAGAAGAGAAATTTGATATCAAAAAGAATATTCGGGAATTGGTTTCGATCTTTATTAATCAAGCTCAACTGTGA
- the recA gene encoding recombinase RecA, translating to MKNEQSKESLDTAMGQIRKKYGEGSIMRLGDGARIDIETIPTGAINLDAALGVGGIPRGRITEIYGEEASGKTTLALHIAAEAQKMGGVIAFIDAEHALDPSYARKLGINTDEMLISQPDNGEQALEIAETLVRSNAVDLIVVDSVAALVPQTEIEGDMGDSHVGLQARLMSQALRKLTGIINKSNCALIFINQTRMKIGVTPYMSPTTTTGGVALKFYSSVRIEVKSGPKIKSSSNEILGNVIWVKIVKNKLAPPFRSVQFDIIYGKGISSLGIIIDEAVNAKIIQKKGSWYSYDGTQLGQGKDQVKDYLVENPKVKDKVEKQVKKALGIETPAKNEDNKDKQEKK from the coding sequence ATGAAAAATGAACAAAGCAAGGAATCCCTTGATACTGCGATGGGGCAGATCCGTAAAAAATACGGTGAAGGCTCGATCATGCGTCTTGGCGATGGAGCACGTATTGATATTGAGACAATTCCAACCGGTGCGATCAACCTCGATGCTGCTCTTGGCGTTGGAGGAATTCCACGTGGCAGGATAACAGAAATTTACGGTGAAGAAGCATCAGGTAAAACAACGCTGGCTCTACATATTGCTGCAGAAGCACAGAAAATGGGAGGTGTGATAGCCTTTATCGATGCGGAACATGCACTCGATCCATCTTATGCGCGCAAACTTGGCATCAACACGGATGAGATGCTTATCTCTCAACCGGATAATGGTGAGCAGGCACTTGAGATCGCAGAAACTCTGGTTAGAAGCAATGCGGTTGACCTCATTGTTGTTGACTCGGTTGCAGCACTGGTTCCTCAAACTGAAATCGAAGGTGATATGGGTGATTCCCATGTTGGGCTTCAGGCACGTCTTATGTCACAAGCACTGCGTAAGTTAACGGGCATTATCAATAAATCGAACTGTGCCCTGATCTTTATTAATCAGACACGTATGAAAATCGGCGTGACTCCCTATATGAGTCCGACCACAACAACTGGTGGTGTGGCATTGAAATTCTATTCCTCGGTTCGTATAGAAGTAAAATCAGGACCAAAGATCAAGAGCTCTTCAAATGAAATTCTCGGAAATGTTATTTGGGTGAAGATAGTTAAGAACAAACTCGCCCCACCATTCCGTTCAGTGCAATTTGATATTATTTACGGCAAGGGAATCTCCTCACTCGGCATTATTATCGACGAAGCTGTAAATGCCAAGATCATTCAGAAAAAGGGATCATGGTATTCCTATGATGGCACACAACTCGGTCAGGGAAAAGACCAGGTCAAGGACTATCTTGTCGAGAATCCCAAGGTCAAAGATAAGGTCGAAAAGCAAGTAAAAAAGGCGCTGGGAATCGAAACGCCTGCCAAGAATGAAGATAACAAGGATAAGCAAGAGAAAAAATAG
- a CDS encoding glycosyltransferase family 2 protein yields MGWIITFWISAIVLFYVYLGYPLLILFLSQLVPKHYVTYSEQDLANHENLPSISFFIPAYNEEHIIEKKIRNTLELDYPKDKIEIVVASDGSDDRTNEIAELYASQIKLIAYEIREGKTGVINKTIPQLKGEIVVFSDASAMLAANAVKNLISPFKDQNIGSVSGLYILRDSSSTSRAEGEGFYWHYETNLKTNESKFYSILGAHGALYAMRKSLVRTLPHNAINDDYILPMYGVEQNKRAVYEPSAIGIEEVTTSVGGEMKRRIRISVGNFQQLFLLRKLLNPFRGRIAFEFLSHKFLRSFSFLFMLSLLLSNIFIPIKGFKVFLLLQILFYALAMIGILFFKNKKMPKIITLPFYLTIINYAALIGLFKYILHTQKITWERPS; encoded by the coding sequence ATGGGATGGATCATTACTTTCTGGATATCGGCAATCGTACTTTTTTATGTCTATCTCGGCTACCCTCTACTCATCCTTTTCCTGTCACAGCTTGTACCAAAACACTATGTTACATACTCAGAACAAGATCTAGCAAATCATGAAAATCTGCCTTCAATCAGCTTTTTTATACCTGCTTATAACGAAGAACATATTATAGAAAAAAAGATCCGCAATACACTGGAACTCGACTATCCGAAAGATAAGATCGAGATCGTTGTAGCTTCTGACGGCTCAGATGATCGAACAAATGAGATCGCAGAGCTCTACGCTTCACAGATCAAGCTTATTGCCTATGAAATTCGGGAAGGTAAAACCGGCGTCATCAATAAAACAATACCTCAACTCAAAGGAGAAATCGTTGTCTTTTCTGATGCCTCTGCAATGCTTGCAGCCAATGCTGTTAAAAATCTTATCTCCCCATTTAAAGATCAAAATATAGGCAGCGTCTCAGGACTTTATATTCTCAGAGATTCCTCCTCAACATCCCGTGCAGAGGGTGAAGGATTTTATTGGCATTATGAAACGAACCTGAAAACAAATGAAAGTAAGTTTTACTCGATCCTCGGTGCTCACGGCGCATTATATGCTATGAGAAAATCTCTTGTAAGAACACTTCCTCACAATGCAATCAATGATGATTATATACTTCCTATGTACGGAGTCGAGCAAAACAAACGTGCAGTTTATGAGCCATCTGCAATCGGAATTGAAGAAGTTACTACATCTGTTGGTGGTGAGATGAAACGTAGAATTCGTATCTCAGTTGGAAATTTCCAACAGCTCTTCCTTCTCAGAAAATTACTCAATCCTTTCCGCGGTAGGATCGCTTTTGAATTTCTCTCACACAAATTTCTTCGAAGCTTTTCTTTCCTTTTTATGCTTTCATTACTTTTATCAAATATTTTCATCCCGATTAAAGGATTTAAGGTATTTCTCCTTCTTCAAATTCTGTTTTATGCATTAGCAATGATCGGTATATTGTTTTTCAAAAATAAAAAAATGCCAAAGATTATCACTCTTCCATTTTACCTTACAATTATCAACTACGCTGCTCTCATCGGCTTATTCAAATATATACTACATACACAGAAAATAACCTGGGAACGTCCTTCATGA
- a CDS encoding O-antigen ligase family protein encodes MASQGTLTYPARYQINPYYQPVSNTRLFYFVVSFFIVLQAVVVYLDIESRMFIGFCYLTLVLLFFFSLNKPELPIFAITLYVPFSKIIIGDLSTAINFTNVLLLITFFSWFISHESTEERFFARTPLNFPLLLFALMGLISLVQGSFLLEQVGGGNVIFSFWRWYVPMFLYVIVVNNIRDKESVKKCLVIIMIAAVVVALITIREHANIGNVSTWTKARIGGIAGNPNTLGTFFVNYGPLLLGVFIYNAHRIRSWFFMFLYLLCARGAHVTYSRGTWLAFATGTLFITILSKSKKLIIPGILLVGLIIINPSVLPESIEGRFRSTFTREQSYLEQSVEEKVEKSASDRIIIWKGALNMIKQNPILGFGFGTFNYYIMDYSEIEIPRDAHNTYLRIASEMGLFALLVFLSLLVIVFLTTLWVFRHTKDPFFKGCSIGYLGGIVGLAVACMFGSRMNSLEIAGQFWIIAALMQRLKMIITQEMIDKNKERAQTNAQTA; translated from the coding sequence ATGGCAAGTCAAGGAACATTAACATATCCGGCAAGATATCAGATTAACCCCTATTATCAGCCAGTTTCGAACACGAGACTATTTTATTTCGTTGTATCTTTTTTTATAGTTCTCCAGGCAGTGGTTGTTTATCTTGATATTGAATCAAGAATGTTCATTGGATTTTGCTATCTAACACTGGTCCTTTTGTTTTTTTTCTCTTTAAATAAACCTGAACTTCCCATTTTTGCAATTACATTATATGTTCCTTTTAGCAAGATTATAATCGGTGACCTTTCTACAGCAATAAATTTCACAAACGTTCTACTTCTCATCACCTTCTTCTCCTGGTTTATCAGCCATGAGTCGACTGAAGAACGATTTTTTGCTCGTACTCCCCTTAATTTTCCCTTATTGTTGTTTGCATTAATGGGTCTGATTTCTCTTGTTCAAGGTAGTTTTCTTCTTGAACAAGTCGGAGGTGGAAATGTAATATTCTCATTCTGGCGCTGGTATGTTCCAATGTTCTTGTATGTTATTGTCGTAAACAATATTCGTGATAAAGAATCTGTTAAGAAGTGTTTGGTTATTATAATGATTGCTGCTGTTGTTGTTGCACTGATTACTATTCGAGAACATGCTAACATCGGTAATGTATCAACATGGACAAAGGCAAGAATAGGAGGTATCGCTGGAAATCCGAATACTCTTGGAACATTTTTCGTAAATTATGGACCCTTACTTCTAGGTGTTTTTATTTATAATGCTCATAGAATTCGCAGTTGGTTCTTCATGTTTCTTTACTTATTATGTGCAAGGGGAGCTCATGTAACATACTCAAGAGGTACATGGTTAGCTTTTGCTACGGGCACATTGTTTATTACAATATTATCAAAAAGCAAAAAGTTAATCATTCCTGGAATTCTGCTTGTTGGTTTGATAATAATTAATCCGTCTGTACTTCCTGAAAGTATTGAAGGAAGATTCAGATCAACTTTTACCCGCGAGCAATCCTATCTTGAGCAATCGGTTGAAGAAAAAGTTGAAAAAAGTGCTTCAGATAGAATCATTATCTGGAAAGGTGCTTTGAACATGATAAAGCAAAACCCGATCCTAGGTTTTGGTTTCGGCACATTCAACTATTATATAATGGATTATTCTGAAATTGAAATACCTCGTGATGCCCACAATACATATCTCCGAATTGCTTCTGAAATGGGGCTATTCGCCTTGTTGGTTTTTCTATCACTCCTTGTAATTGTTTTTCTAACTACTTTATGGGTCTTCCGACACACAAAGGATCCTTTCTTCAAAGGATGTTCAATAGGATATTTAGGCGGAATTGTGGGGCTTGCAGTTGCTTGTATGTTTGGCTCTAGAATGAATTCTCTCGAAATAGCTGGTCAATTCTGGATTATCGCAGCACTTATGCAACGACTGAAAATGATCATTACACAGGAAATGATAGACAAAAACAAAGAGAGAGCTCAAACCAATGCACAAACCGCATAA
- a CDS encoding polysaccharide deacetylase family protein, whose protein sequence is MYHDILTNGDPYTITKEQFKQQMALVNELNYHAISVSDFLSIKDQKNLRETKEFGLTFDDGYANNYIYCLPELEKYNFRATFFITTSLIDLGRGFSKEQIYSLSEKDMEIGSHTVNHAFLPNLPDHALRFELEESKRQLEDIINKPVLSLSLPGGRGNKKILKFAHEAGYKSICTSVYHPNDENTDPFSLGRVPIKRNYSLELFEKIVIQDKRVWKSMKFKQDMKYVIQRILGNKLYDSIWKLRYE, encoded by the coding sequence ATGTATCATGATATCCTTACGAACGGCGATCCTTATACAATAACAAAAGAGCAGTTTAAACAGCAAATGGCACTCGTTAATGAGCTCAATTATCATGCAATTTCAGTTAGTGATTTCTTATCAATAAAGGATCAGAAGAATTTACGAGAAACGAAGGAGTTCGGTTTAACATTTGATGACGGGTATGCAAATAACTATATCTATTGTTTGCCCGAACTTGAAAAATATAACTTCAGAGCGACTTTCTTTATCACAACTTCTCTAATTGATTTGGGAAGAGGATTTTCAAAAGAGCAGATTTATTCTCTATCAGAAAAAGATATGGAGATAGGATCGCATACAGTAAATCATGCCTTTTTACCCAATCTTCCGGATCATGCTTTGCGCTTTGAACTCGAAGAATCAAAAAGGCAACTCGAAGACATTATTAACAAACCTGTTTTGAGTCTTTCGTTACCTGGAGGTCGTGGCAATAAAAAAATCTTGAAATTCGCACACGAAGCCGGGTATAAAAGCATATGCACCTCCGTCTATCATCCAAATGACGAAAACACAGATCCCTTTTCGCTTGGACGTGTTCCAATAAAACGCAACTATTCTCTGGAATTATTTGAAAAAATAGTAATACAGGACAAACGTGTATGGAAATCTATGAAGTTCAAGCAGGATATGAAATATGTCATACAGAGAATTCTGGGTAATAAACTATACGATTCTATCTGGAAATTAAGGTACGAATAA
- the thpR gene encoding RNA 2',3'-cyclic phosphodiesterase: MRLFFAIDFPDDLKTRLADNIEILKQFIPKGIKWVDQKNLHVTFKFLGDVNERILEDMYESVKKVTDRHAPFTISFTQAEMIPNPENPRLIWYDMNDDQHAASKLFGDIERTLYDLGFHKEKRPLALHTTLGRIKFARNIPWTTILPHLKIINAIVDCNELTLFKSTLTPSGPIYSILKKFPFNNTEKNGGTI, from the coding sequence ATGAGATTGTTTTTCGCTATTGATTTTCCTGATGATCTGAAAACACGATTGGCAGATAATATTGAAATTCTCAAACAATTTATACCCAAAGGGATCAAGTGGGTCGACCAAAAAAATCTTCATGTGACCTTTAAATTTCTAGGCGATGTAAACGAACGCATCCTTGAAGATATGTATGAGTCAGTCAAAAAAGTCACTGACAGACACGCGCCTTTTACGATCTCATTTACACAAGCTGAGATGATACCCAATCCGGAAAACCCGCGTTTGATATGGTATGACATGAACGATGATCAGCATGCAGCTTCAAAGCTTTTCGGAGATATTGAGAGGACTCTCTACGACCTTGGATTTCATAAGGAAAAACGACCTCTTGCTTTACATACAACGCTTGGAAGGATTAAGTTTGCACGAAACATTCCGTGGACTACGATTCTTCCTCATCTTAAAATTATCAATGCTATAGTTGATTGCAACGAGTTGACATTATTTAAGAGTACACTCACACCATCAGGTCCAATATATTCAATTCTAAAAAAATTTCCATTTAATAATACAGAAAAAAACGGAGGTACGATATAA